A window from gamma proteobacterium SS-5 encodes these proteins:
- a CDS encoding efflux RND transporter periplasmic adaptor subunit, whose product MSRLTGIVLISLWLLPLAALSAGQAADLATQAAQKTQAPREVRLDSRVEAVQQATVSAQTGGQIEQLLFDVGDVVEKDALVVRLRDTEQRAQLARAEAARAEAEADLKRNRDNHRRISDLFAKQQVSTAERDQAQAALDAAEARLEQTQASLRQAQEQLDYTQVRAPYSGIVIQRHAELGEVAQPGKPLITGISLDRLRTLVAVPQTLVEQVRSRAKAEVELPDGSRVAASRITVFPIADANSNTFLVRVYLPEGVEGLFPGMFIKTIFQLGQTQWLSIPDQALAQRGEVSGVYVRDDDGRLSFRHLRIGRQLPKQRLAVLAGLEEGEQVVLEPIAAGVALKAQQGMSHGQ is encoded by the coding sequence ATGAGCCGATTGACTGGAATTGTTCTGATCAGCCTCTGGCTGCTGCCGCTTGCCGCCCTGAGCGCGGGGCAGGCCGCCGACCTGGCCACCCAGGCGGCGCAAAAGACCCAGGCACCCCGCGAGGTGCGCCTGGACAGCCGGGTGGAGGCGGTGCAGCAGGCCACGGTATCGGCCCAGACCGGTGGCCAGATCGAGCAGTTGCTGTTCGATGTGGGCGATGTGGTGGAAAAGGATGCCCTGGTGGTACGCCTGCGTGATACCGAGCAACGTGCCCAGTTGGCCCGTGCCGAGGCGGCCCGCGCCGAGGCCGAGGCCGATCTCAAGCGCAATCGCGACAATCACAGACGCATCAGCGACCTGTTCGCCAAGCAGCAGGTGTCCACCGCCGAGCGGGATCAGGCCCAGGCCGCCCTGGACGCCGCCGAGGCCCGGCTGGAGCAGACCCAGGCCAGCCTGCGTCAGGCCCAGGAGCAGCTGGACTACACCCAGGTGCGTGCCCCCTACAGCGGTATCGTCATCCAGCGCCATGCTGAGCTGGGCGAGGTGGCCCAGCCGGGCAAGCCGCTGATCACCGGCATCTCCCTGGACCGCCTGCGCACCCTGGTGGCGGTGCCTCAGACCCTGGTGGAGCAGGTACGCAGCCGGGCCAAGGCCGAGGTGGAGCTGCCCGATGGCAGCCGTGTGGCGGCCAGCCGCATCACCGTGTTCCCCATCGCCGATGCCAACAGCAATACCTTCCTGGTGCGCGTCTATCTGCCCGAGGGGGTAGAGGGCCTGTTTCCGGGCATGTTCATCAAGACGATATTTCAGCTGGGCCAGACCCAGTGGCTGAGTATCCCGGACCAGGCCCTGGCCCAGCGCGGAGAGGTCAGCGGTGTCTATGTGCGCGATGACGATGGCCGCCTGAGCTTCCGCCATCTACGTATCGGTCGCCAGTTGCCAAAGCAGCGGCTGGCGGTGCTGGCGGGCCTGGAAGAGGGTGAGCAGGTGGTGTTGGAGCCGATTGCCGCCGGTGTTGCCCTGAAGGCCCAGCAGGGGATGAGCCATGGCCAGTGA
- a CDS encoding ClpXP protease specificity-enhancing factor: MSSSRPYFIRAIYEWLVDNNMTPHLLVNADARGVEVPVQYVEDGQVVLNIGPGAVKFLQMDNRAITFNARFGGLPTDIRVPPHAVMGIYARENGRGMLFPEDEEFAEDEGPEEPPPPKRPKLRVVK; this comes from the coding sequence ATGAGTTCCAGTCGGCCCTATTTCATCAGGGCCATTTACGAATGGCTGGTGGACAACAACATGACCCCGCACCTGCTGGTCAATGCCGATGCCAGGGGGGTGGAGGTGCCGGTGCAGTATGTGGAAGACGGTCAGGTAGTGCTCAACATCGGCCCCGGCGCGGTCAAATTTCTGCAGATGGATAATCGGGCCATCACCTTCAACGCCCGCTTTGGCGGCCTGCCCACGGACATACGGGTACCCCCCCACGCGGTGATGGGCATCTACGCCCGGGAGAACGGCCGCGGCATGCTCTTCCCCGAGGACGAGGAGTTCGCCGAAGACGAAGGCCCGGAAGAGCCGCCTCCACCCAAACGCCCCAAGCTGCGGGTGGTCAAATAA
- the petA gene encoding ubiquinol-cytochrome c reductase iron-sulfur subunit, protein MSADEVDLKKRRLLTVATSVVGAVGAAYVAVPFVASMNPSAKARAAGAPVEADISKLEPGQLLRVKWRGKPVWIVKRTEKNLKDMETLNDRLADPNSEVPTQQPEYCQNPHRSIKPEILVAIGICTHLGCSPTYRPEVAPADLGPDWKGGFFCPCHGSLFDLGGRVYAGVPAPTNLEIPPYHFIDDTHVLIGLDGGAA, encoded by the coding sequence ATGAGCGCAGACGAGGTTGATCTGAAAAAGCGGCGGTTGCTTACTGTCGCGACTTCCGTTGTCGGGGCCGTGGGGGCTGCCTATGTGGCGGTGCCCTTTGTGGCGTCGATGAATCCAAGCGCCAAGGCCCGTGCCGCTGGTGCCCCGGTTGAGGCCGATATCAGCAAGCTTGAGCCCGGTCAGCTGTTGCGCGTTAAGTGGCGCGGCAAGCCGGTGTGGATCGTCAAGCGCACGGAGAAGAACCTGAAGGACATGGAGACCCTGAACGACCGTCTGGCCGACCCCAACTCAGAGGTGCCCACCCAACAGCCCGAGTATTGCCAGAACCCGCATCGCTCGATCAAGCCGGAGATCCTGGTGGCGATTGGTATCTGCACCCATCTAGGTTGCTCGCCCACCTACCGCCCCGAGGTGGCCCCGGCCGACCTGGGTCCGGACTGGAAGGGCGGCTTCTTCTGCCCCTGCCACGGTTCGCTGTTCGATCTCGGCGGGAGGGTCTATGCCGGTGTGCCGGCCCCCACCAACCTGGAGATCCCGCCCTATCATTTCATCGACGACACCCATGTGTTGATCGGTCTTGACGGAGGTGCCGCCTGA
- a CDS encoding sugar ABC transporter substrate-binding protein, whose translation MQIPGQVAMRQGLEAEAARINRRAASQGLPQVELLAKVAGDGPEGIERQIAQMKTLVAQQPDIIIVQPTDNAALAEPLLAANAVGIPVVAYDQYISGGRLAAYVTSDNRQAGYLDGEYIADHFTDQRPIRLVLVEYPHVSSTVERLNGFLDALDDQGQPYRILKAYKAVQPEEGRRVGEAMLRDFPEPGSIDVVFAVNDGGGLAVVEALEAAGRDEIVVASIDGDPKSVRRIANGGLIHIDSAQFCGPLGAEAMKTAYAIATQRPHARHLLVPVFPVTRHTLDRYPGWLGPIPGPFDKPWKAENPTWDGQLRALQ comes from the coding sequence ATGCAGATCCCGGGTCAGGTGGCCATGCGTCAGGGGCTGGAGGCGGAAGCGGCGCGCATCAATCGGCGGGCGGCGAGCCAGGGCCTGCCCCAGGTGGAGTTGCTGGCCAAGGTGGCCGGGGATGGCCCCGAGGGGATTGAGCGGCAGATCGCCCAGATGAAGACCCTGGTGGCGCAGCAGCCGGACATCATCATCGTCCAGCCCACCGATAACGCCGCCCTGGCCGAGCCCCTGCTGGCGGCCAATGCGGTCGGCATCCCGGTGGTGGCCTATGACCAGTACATCAGCGGCGGCCGTCTGGCCGCCTACGTCACCTCCGACAACCGCCAGGCTGGCTATCTGGATGGCGAGTACATCGCCGACCACTTCACCGATCAGCGCCCAATTCGCTTGGTGCTGGTGGAATACCCCCATGTGTCTTCCACGGTGGAGCGCCTCAATGGCTTTCTCGATGCCCTGGATGATCAGGGCCAGCCCTACCGCATCCTCAAGGCCTACAAGGCGGTGCAGCCCGAGGAGGGGCGGCGCGTCGGCGAGGCCATGCTGCGCGACTTCCCTGAGCCGGGCAGCATCGATGTGGTGTTCGCGGTCAACGATGGCGGCGGTCTGGCGGTGGTCGAGGCCCTGGAGGCGGCTGGGCGCGATGAAATCGTCGTGGCCAGCATCGATGGCGATCCGAAATCGGTCCGGCGTATCGCTAACGGCGGGCTGATCCACATCGACTCGGCCCAGTTCTGCGGCCCGCTGGGGGCCGAGGCGATGAAGACGGCCTATGCCATTGCCACTCAAAGGCCACATGCCCGCCATCTGCTGGTGCCCGTGTTCCCCGTCACCCGGCACACGCTGGATCGCTATCCCGGCTGGCTTGGCCCCATCCCTGGTCCCTTCGACAAGCCCTGGAAGGCAGAGAATCCGACCTGGGATGGTCAACTGCGGGCGCTGCAGTGA
- a CDS encoding glutathione S-transferase N-terminal domain-containing protein, translated as MAVAANKRSVMTLFSNPKSAYSHRARLVLMEKNITVEILDADPQDLPEDVVDLNPYGTLPTLIDRDLVLYESRVVMEYLDERFPHPPLMPVDPVSRANTRLYLWRIDYDWYRLMNLILADGKDAAKVRKQLKERLVAANAVFASKPFFMSEEFTLVDCSIAPLLWRLPQMGIELPPQAADISAYADRLFARAGFKLSLTEYEKELRG; from the coding sequence ATGGCGGTTGCTGCAAACAAACGTTCCGTTATGACCCTTTTTTCCAATCCCAAGAGCGCCTATAGCCACCGTGCGCGCCTGGTGCTGATGGAAAAGAACATTACCGTCGAGATCCTCGACGCCGATCCCCAGGACCTGCCCGAGGATGTGGTCGATCTCAACCCCTACGGCACCCTGCCAACCCTGATCGACCGCGATCTGGTGCTCTATGAGTCACGCGTCGTCATGGAGTACCTGGACGAGCGCTTTCCCCATCCGCCGCTGATGCCGGTGGACCCGGTGAGCCGGGCCAACACCCGGCTCTATCTGTGGCGCATCGACTACGACTGGTATCGGCTGATGAACCTGATCCTGGCCGACGGCAAGGATGCCGCCAAGGTGCGCAAACAGCTCAAGGAGCGTCTGGTGGCGGCCAACGCCGTGTTCGCCTCCAAGCCCTTCTTCATGAGCGAGGAGTTCACCCTGGTGGATTGCAGTATCGCCCCCCTGCTCTGGCGCCTGCCACAGATGGGCATAGAGCTGCCGCCCCAGGCGGCCGATATCAGCGCCTATGCCGACCGCCTGTTCGCCCGCGCCGGTTTCAAGCTGAGCCTGACCGAATACGAGAAAGAACTCCGTGGCTGA
- a CDS encoding EAL domain-containing protein: MSPGRDLLKPDMDALATVDRRLSVSFGVVIAALMSIVLLVGGIYMTRIMEYEERKLTTQLTQVLSSAISRVSFSGKYHAQLLLNDIKRAQPEIGYLRVTDRQGLVLASTEPELRDRPLPRAAMEQAVRALLNEDESLTRRLQQGDYPILEVTLPYRGGFDHSIQGVVQVGISLQKRDADLRQGMLLMAATVLLLLVLGLLLVGLLGRRFGNPVKQLASDLAATLQAVPDLMFELDLDGRYLQVMAQRQDLLMGTEEDILGRSVHDVLPGEAARAVHQALWEAMAKGQSYGHQIKLPLSLGVRWFELSVARKGGDIQARPRFIVLARDVTERVLAEREISLYANVIQHSSEAILITDHNNRIISVNQALMKYSGYSLEELKGQNPKVLSSGHTPRDVYRRMWASINQAGHWQGELWDRRKNGESYPKWVSISAIKNSQGQVSNYIASYTDITDRKLAEERIDYIAHHDVLTGLINRFSLEERLDQALHTAHHEGARLAMLFIDMDHFKDINDSLGHHTGDTLLVEVGKRLKALVEENDIVARIGGDEFVVVLAQAESSLKVASIAASLVQRLGEPYEIQGRVLRSTPSIGVCLFPDDGKDAEELMMNADMAMYHAKNQGRNRFQFFSMEMNLAIQKRLQLEQELRLGLEDDQLELYYQPICTAQGHASGVEALVRWNHPQRGLLGPDQFIPLAEDSGLILPLGAWVIEQACRQRASWRAEGLELSISVNLAVQQLYLEGLVEQVRQTMQGQGIGPGEIRFEITESTAMHDPQHAIEQLKKLRELGLDIAIDDFGTGYSSLAYLKLLPIDVLKLDRTFVKDIEHDENDVAICAASINLAHSLGLKVVAEGVENAAQQRFLLDHGCDLLQGYLFGKPMPAAEIPARVEQLARGSQNQPGQA, encoded by the coding sequence GTGAGCCCTGGTCGGGACCTGCTCAAACCGGACATGGACGCCCTGGCAACGGTGGACCGACGGCTCAGCGTCAGTTTCGGCGTAGTCATCGCCGCCCTTATGTCCATCGTCCTGCTGGTGGGCGGCATCTACATGACCCGCATCATGGAATACGAGGAGCGCAAGCTCACCACCCAGCTCACCCAGGTGCTCTCCAGCGCCATCTCCCGGGTCAGCTTCTCGGGCAAATATCACGCCCAGCTGCTGCTCAACGATATCAAACGGGCGCAGCCGGAGATCGGCTATCTGCGCGTCACTGACCGTCAGGGCCTGGTGCTGGCCAGCACCGAGCCGGAACTGCGCGACCGGCCCCTGCCCAGGGCGGCGATGGAGCAGGCGGTACGCGCCCTGCTCAACGAGGACGAGAGCCTGACGCGGCGGCTGCAACAGGGCGACTACCCCATCCTGGAGGTGACCCTGCCCTATCGCGGCGGCTTTGATCACTCCATTCAGGGGGTGGTGCAGGTGGGCATCTCCCTGCAAAAGCGGGATGCCGACCTGCGCCAGGGTATGCTGCTGATGGCCGCCACCGTGCTGCTGTTGCTGGTGCTGGGGCTGCTGTTGGTGGGCCTGCTCGGGCGCCGCTTCGGCAACCCGGTAAAGCAGCTGGCCAGCGACCTGGCGGCCACCCTGCAGGCGGTGCCCGACCTCATGTTCGAACTGGATCTGGACGGCCGCTACCTACAGGTAATGGCGCAACGCCAGGACCTGCTGATGGGTACCGAGGAGGATATCCTCGGCCGCAGCGTGCACGATGTCCTGCCCGGCGAGGCGGCCAGGGCCGTGCACCAGGCCCTGTGGGAGGCCATGGCCAAGGGCCAGAGCTACGGCCATCAGATCAAGCTGCCGCTGTCCCTGGGGGTGCGCTGGTTCGAGCTTTCCGTGGCGCGCAAGGGGGGCGACATCCAGGCCCGGCCGCGCTTCATCGTCCTCGCCCGCGATGTCACCGAGCGGGTGCTGGCGGAGCGGGAGATCAGCCTCTATGCCAATGTGATCCAGCACAGCAGCGAGGCCATCCTGATCACCGACCACAACAACCGCATCATCAGCGTCAATCAGGCACTGATGAAATACAGCGGATATTCCCTGGAGGAACTCAAGGGGCAGAACCCCAAGGTGCTCTCTTCGGGCCACACCCCGCGCGATGTCTATCGGCGGATGTGGGCCTCAATCAACCAGGCCGGCCACTGGCAGGGCGAGCTGTGGGACCGGCGCAAGAACGGCGAGTCCTATCCCAAGTGGGTAAGCATCTCCGCCATCAAGAACAGCCAGGGCCAGGTCAGCAACTACATCGCCAGCTATACCGACATCACCGACCGCAAGCTGGCCGAGGAGCGCATCGACTACATCGCCCATCACGACGTGCTCACCGGGCTGATCAACCGCTTCAGCCTGGAGGAACGCCTGGATCAGGCCCTGCACACCGCCCACCACGAGGGTGCCCGGCTGGCCATGCTGTTCATCGACATGGACCACTTCAAGGACATCAACGACAGCCTCGGCCACCACACCGGCGACACCCTGCTGGTGGAGGTGGGCAAGCGCCTCAAGGCCCTGGTGGAGGAGAACGACATCGTCGCCCGCATCGGCGGCGATGAGTTCGTCGTGGTGCTGGCCCAGGCCGAATCCAGCCTCAAGGTGGCCAGCATCGCTGCAAGCCTGGTGCAGCGCCTGGGCGAACCCTATGAGATCCAGGGCCGGGTGCTGCGCTCTACCCCCAGCATCGGCGTGTGTCTGTTCCCGGACGACGGCAAGGACGCCGAAGAGCTGATGATGAACGCCGACATGGCCATGTATCACGCCAAGAATCAGGGGCGCAACCGGTTCCAGTTCTTCTCCATGGAGATGAACCTGGCGATCCAGAAACGCTTGCAGCTGGAGCAGGAACTGCGCCTGGGCCTGGAGGACGACCAGCTGGAGCTGTACTACCAGCCCATCTGCACCGCTCAGGGCCATGCCAGCGGGGTCGAGGCCCTGGTGCGCTGGAATCACCCCCAGCGCGGACTGCTCGGGCCGGATCAGTTCATCCCCCTGGCCGAGGACTCAGGCCTGATCCTGCCGCTGGGAGCCTGGGTCATAGAACAGGCCTGTCGGCAGCGCGCCAGCTGGCGCGCCGAGGGCCTGGAGCTGAGCATATCGGTCAATCTGGCGGTACAGCAGCTGTATCTGGAGGGGCTTGTCGAGCAGGTGCGCCAGACAATGCAAGGGCAGGGCATAGGGCCGGGCGAGATCCGCTTTGAGATCACCGAATCCACCGCCATGCACGACCCCCAGCACGCCATCGAGCAGCTGAAAAAGCTGCGAGAACTGGGGCTGGACATAGCCATCGACGACTTTGGCACCGGCTATTCCTCCCTGGCCTACCTGAAGCTGCTGCCCATCGATGTGCTCAAGCTGGATCGCACCTTCGTCAAGGACATAGAACACGACGAAAACGACGTGGCCATCTGCGCCGCCAGCATCAACCTGGCCCACAGCCTGGGCCTGAAGGTGGTGGCCGAAGGGGTGGAAAACGCCGCCCAGCAGCGATTCCTGCTGGACCACGGCTGCGACCTGCTGCAGGGCTACCTGTTTGGCAAGCCCATGCCCGCCGCCGAGATCCCCGCCCGGGTTGAGCAATTGGCCAGGGGCAGTCAAAACCAGCCCGGCCAAGCCTGA
- the rfaH gene encoding transcription/translation regulatory transformer protein RfaH — protein sequence MTWYLIHSKPRQEFRALENLQAQGFHCYLPQLRVERLRRKRLQWFDEPLFPRYLFIRLGGDDTPQDWSPIRSTLGVSRLVRFGDEPARVDDALIAFLQQREAKQNAPEPLFKAGERVQLTSGPFAGFEGVFQMSSGEQRALVLIEFLNKPVKVSMAPAELRKIS from the coding sequence ATGACCTGGTATCTGATCCACAGCAAACCGCGCCAGGAGTTTCGCGCCCTGGAGAACCTGCAAGCGCAGGGGTTTCATTGCTATCTGCCGCAACTGCGGGTAGAGCGGCTGAGACGCAAGCGCTTGCAGTGGTTTGATGAACCCCTGTTTCCGCGTTATCTGTTCATTCGGCTGGGGGGGGATGACACGCCGCAGGACTGGAGCCCGATCCGCTCCACCCTGGGGGTCAGTCGTTTGGTACGCTTTGGCGATGAACCGGCGCGGGTGGATGATGCCCTGATCGCCTTCCTGCAACAGCGCGAGGCAAAGCAGAACGCGCCCGAGCCCCTGTTCAAGGCCGGCGAGCGGGTACAGTTGACCAGCGGTCCCTTCGCCGGGTTTGAGGGGGTATTTCAGATGAGCAGCGGCGAGCAGCGCGCCCTGGTGTTGATCGAATTCCTGAACAAGCCGGTCAAGGTCAGCATGGCACCTGCTGAGCTGCGCAAGATATCCTGA
- a CDS encoding cytochrome c1, whose protein sequence is MKKLIFALFLLASAGAAQAAGGGAKLDPANVDLSDQASLQHGAKLFMNYCLNCHSLQYQRYQRMADDIGLTYEEVEDNMIFGNHKIGDLMTVAMSAEDATRWFGAPPPDLSVIARARGADWLYTYLRSFYVDPKRPFGVNNTVFPDVGMPHVLWELQGMQKALFNETKDAGGNPHKEFAGFESVSAGSMSPDEYDNAMRDLTAFLVYVGEPIQMERKRLGVYVILFLLVFTVLAYLMKKEYWKDVH, encoded by the coding sequence ATGAAAAAACTGATCTTTGCACTCTTCCTGCTGGCCTCGGCCGGCGCCGCCCAGGCCGCTGGCGGCGGTGCCAAGCTGGACCCGGCCAATGTCGATTTATCCGACCAGGCCTCCCTGCAGCACGGTGCCAAGCTGTTCATGAACTACTGCCTGAACTGCCACTCCCTGCAGTATCAGCGTTATCAGCGCATGGCCGACGACATCGGTCTGACCTATGAGGAGGTCGAGGACAACATGATCTTCGGCAACCACAAGATCGGCGATCTGATGACCGTGGCCATGAGCGCCGAGGACGCCACCCGCTGGTTTGGCGCGCCGCCGCCGGACCTGTCGGTGATTGCCCGTGCCCGTGGTGCCGATTGGCTCTATACCTACCTGCGCAGCTTCTATGTGGATCCCAAGCGCCCCTTCGGTGTCAACAACACGGTATTCCCCGATGTGGGCATGCCCCATGTGCTGTGGGAATTGCAGGGTATGCAGAAGGCCCTCTTCAACGAGACCAAGGATGCCGGTGGCAATCCGCACAAGGAGTTCGCCGGGTTTGAGAGCGTCAGCGCCGGCAGCATGAGCCCGGATGAGTACGACAATGCCATGCGTGACCTGACCGCCTTTCTGGTCTATGTCGGCGAGCCGATCCAGATGGAGCGCAAACGCCTTGGCGTCTATGTCATCCTGTTCCTGCTGGTGTTCACCGTGCTGGCCTATCTGATGAAGAAAGAGTACTGGAAAGACGTACACTGA
- a CDS encoding cytochrome b N-terminal domain-containing protein: MSFINWVDERFPLTKVWKEHLSEYYAPKNFNFWYFFGSLALLVLVIQILTGVWLAMNYKPDAELAFGSVEYIMRDVDWGWLIRYMHSTGASAFFLVVYLHMFRGLIYGSYRKPRELLWIIGVLIYVAMMATAFMGYLLPWGQMSYWGAQVIVNLFAAVPVVGEELSVWVRGDYVISDATLNRFFAFHFLLPFVLAALVFIHIVALHKVGSNNPDGVEIKKGPKGNRWSDTAPADGIPFHPYYTVKDIVGIGVFLILFSAVVFFAPEMNGFFIEAPNFEPANPLKTPDHIAPVWYFTPFYAMLRAVPPMFGSQFPGVVVMFGAIIMFFLLPWLDRSPVKSIRYKGMMFKVWIGIFVVSFVVLGWLGVQASTPTKTLLAQIFTGLYFLFFFLMPWYSKIDKTKPVPERVSQ, encoded by the coding sequence ATGAGCTTCATAAACTGGGTCGATGAGCGCTTTCCGCTCACCAAGGTGTGGAAAGAACACCTGTCTGAATACTACGCGCCGAAGAACTTCAACTTCTGGTACTTCTTTGGCTCCCTGGCCCTGCTGGTGCTGGTGATCCAGATCCTCACCGGCGTCTGGCTGGCGATGAACTACAAGCCCGATGCCGAGCTGGCCTTTGGCTCGGTCGAATACATCATGCGTGATGTCGATTGGGGCTGGCTGATCCGCTACATGCACTCCACCGGGGCCTCGGCCTTCTTTCTGGTGGTCTATCTGCACATGTTCCGGGGCCTGATCTACGGCTCTTACCGCAAGCCGCGGGAACTGCTGTGGATCATCGGCGTGCTGATCTACGTCGCCATGATGGCCACCGCCTTCATGGGCTACCTGCTGCCCTGGGGGCAGATGTCCTACTGGGGTGCCCAGGTCATCGTCAACCTGTTTGCCGCCGTGCCGGTGGTGGGTGAGGAGCTGTCGGTCTGGGTGCGCGGTGACTACGTTATCTCCGATGCCACCCTGAATCGCTTCTTCGCCTTCCACTTCCTGCTGCCCTTCGTACTGGCCGCGCTGGTGTTCATCCACATCGTCGCCCTGCACAAGGTGGGTTCCAACAACCCTGACGGGGTGGAGATCAAGAAAGGCCCCAAGGGCAACAGATGGAGCGATACGGCACCGGCCGATGGCATCCCCTTCCACCCCTATTACACGGTGAAAGACATCGTCGGCATCGGCGTGTTCCTGATCCTGTTCTCGGCGGTGGTGTTCTTTGCCCCAGAGATGAACGGCTTCTTCATCGAGGCACCCAACTTCGAACCGGCCAACCCGCTGAAGACCCCGGATCATATCGCCCCGGTGTGGTACTTCACCCCCTTCTACGCCATGCTGCGCGCCGTTCCGCCCATGTTCGGCTCCCAGTTCCCCGGCGTGGTGGTGATGTTCGGTGCCATCATCATGTTCTTCCTGCTGCCCTGGCTGGACCGTAGCCCGGTCAAGTCGATCCGCTACAAGGGCATGATGTTCAAGGTCTGGATCGGCATCTTCGTGGTCTCCTTCGTGGTGCTCGGCTGGCTCGGGGTACAGGCCTCCACGCCGACCAAGACCCTGCTGGCGCAGATATTCACCGGGCTGTACTTCCTGTTCTTCTTCTTGATGCCTTGGTACAGCAAAATCGACAAGACCAAGCCCGTTCCAGAGAGGGTGAGCCAATGA